The Xiphophorus hellerii strain 12219 chromosome 5, Xiphophorus_hellerii-4.1, whole genome shotgun sequence genome window below encodes:
- the rnaseh2a gene encoding ribonuclease H2 subunit A encodes MRASPPPVQVVAVICLKIQNRRGKAAVEVKRRAAQPLSEQSAAMDLKQFEAENSGSCRLASRIPDVCMTEDCCLGVDEAGRGPVLGPMVYGICFCPVSKKEELKDLKVADSKTLNEAERENLFQKLDEAQSYVGWALQILSPNMISTSMLQRTKYNLNALSHDTAICLIQYALDSGVQLKEVYVDTVGPAEKYEKKLSQLFPGIQVTVRPKADSLFPVVSAASICAKVARDRVVKGWNFAEDLGEIDTDYGSGYPNDPKTKEWLLKYLDPVFGYPQFVRFSWSTAQTLMDSKAAPVHWDDDEEDGEKAAQRQNNRSMLSYFSASAEGDRAQQTHRFFSERRLKSLKSL; translated from the exons ATGCGTGCGAGTCCACCTCCAGTCCAGGTGGTGGCAGTAATTTGCCTGAAAATTCAAAATAGGCGCGGCAAAGCTGCGGTGGAAGTGAAGAGGAGAGCAGCACAGCCACTGTCTGAGCAG TCAGCAGCAATGGACCTGAAACAGTTTGAAGCGGAGAACTCTGGCAGCTGCAGGCTGGCCTCTCGGATTCCTGATGTGTGCATGACGGAGGACTGCTGCCTGGGAGTGGATGAGGCAGGCAGAGGTCCTGTACTCG GACCGATGGTGTATGGGATTTGTTTTTGTCCCGTTTCAAAAAAGGAGGAGCTGAAGGATCTGAAAGTAGCAG ATTCAAAGACGCTAAATGAGGCTGAAAGAGAGAATCTGttccaaaaactggatgaagcACAAAGCTACGTAGGCTGGGCTTTGCAGATTCTTTCGCCCAACATGATCTCCACCAGCATGTTGCAAAG GACAAAATACAACCTGAATGCCCTGTCACATGATACAGCCATTTGTCTGATTCAGTATGCCTTGGACAGTGGAGTACAGCTTAAAGAG GTGTACGTGGACACAGTCGGACCAGCAGAGAAGTATGAGAAGAAGCTGTCCCAGCTTTTCCCTGGTATCCAGGTGACTGTGAGGCCTAAAGCCGACTCCCTCTTTCCTGTTGTCAGCGCGGCCAGCATCTGTGCAAAG GTTGCCAGAGATCGCGTTGTGAAAGGCTGGAACTTTGCAGAAGACCTGGGGGAGATAGATACAGATTATGGCTCAGGGTATCCCAATG ACCCCAAAACTAAAGAGTGGCTGCTGAAGTACCTGGACCCTGTGTTTGGTTATCCTCAGTTTGTCAGATTCAGCTGGAGCACGGCTCAGACTCTCATGGACAGCAAGGCAGCGCCTGTACACTG ggatgatgatgaagaggatggGGAGAAGGCGGCTCAGCGGCAGAACAACCGTTCCATGTTGTCTTACTTTAGCGCATCAGCAGAAGGCGACAGAGCTCAGCAGACACACCGTTTCTTCTCGGAGAGGAGGCTGAAGAGTTTAAAGTCACTCTGA